A single window of Acidobacteriota bacterium DNA harbors:
- a CDS encoding helix-turn-helix domain-containing protein: protein MSLVPTATGATARGERVSGRPPAPIGGLPVLLTVDEAATLLRTTRRAIYAMTERRQLPGVLHIRRRVLLRADDLLNWLDQKRASSPGE from the coding sequence ATGAGTCTCGTTCCGACCGCCACTGGAGCCACAGCACGCGGGGAGCGTGTGTCCGGCCGCCCGCCCGCACCGATTGGCGGGCTACCCGTCCTTCTCACCGTCGACGAGGCCGCAACGCTTCTCCGCACAACGCGACGTGCCATCTACGCGATGACCGAACGGCGGCAGTTGCCGGGGGTTCTTCACATCCGCCGGCGAGTGCTGCTGCGTGCCGACGACCTGCTAAACTGGCTGGACCAGAAGCGCGCGTCATCGCCAGGGGAGTAA